The following proteins are co-located in the Paenibacillus sp. FSL H8-0079 genome:
- a CDS encoding LLM class flavin-dependent oxidoreductase, translated as MTTENTASSHKEHIHDVKLSILDLAPVVVGATPSDALRNSLDLAQHAERWGYHRYWVAEHHNMPGIASSATSVVIGYLAGGTKTIRLGSGGIMLPNHAPLVIAEQFGTLESLYPGRIDLGLGRAPGSDRRTSLALRKDLNSGEDFPELLAELRAYFDASATSYHAPVRAVPGEGLNIPIYLLGSSDFSARLAGQLGLPFAFASHFSPDYTRIALETYRNNFQPSDSLKEPHVIVGVNAVVADTDEEAAWLGTTMQQQFLNIIRGTTGLVQPPAEMEGKWTDREKAGVEQTLKAAVNGSPETVRGQLESFIRQTQADELIITSMIYDHKARLHSYELIAQLAGKA; from the coding sequence ATGACTACAGAAAATACGGCTTCATCCCATAAAGAACATATTCATGACGTTAAGCTTTCCATCCTGGATCTGGCTCCTGTCGTAGTGGGTGCAACACCTTCTGATGCTTTGCGCAACAGTTTGGATCTGGCACAGCATGCAGAGCGTTGGGGATATCACCGTTATTGGGTAGCTGAACATCACAACATGCCGGGTATTGCCTCTTCCGCAACTTCGGTTGTTATTGGATATCTGGCTGGTGGAACCAAGACGATTCGTCTTGGTTCAGGAGGCATCATGTTGCCCAACCATGCACCGTTAGTTATCGCAGAGCAGTTCGGTACATTAGAGTCCCTGTATCCAGGCAGAATTGATCTCGGACTGGGTCGGGCACCAGGCAGTGACCGCCGTACATCGCTGGCGCTGCGCAAAGATCTGAACAGCGGAGAAGATTTCCCGGAACTGCTGGCAGAACTCAGAGCATACTTTGATGCTTCGGCGACATCGTATCACGCGCCTGTTCGCGCTGTACCGGGAGAAGGACTGAATATTCCGATTTACCTGCTGGGTTCCAGTGATTTCAGCGCACGTCTGGCGGGTCAGCTGGGATTGCCATTTGCTTTTGCCAGCCACTTCTCGCCCGATTACACCCGAATTGCACTAGAAACATATCGAAATAACTTCCAACCATCTGACAGCTTGAAGGAGCCGCATGTGATTGTGGGTGTTAACGCTGTTGTTGCGGATACAGACGAGGAAGCAGCATGGCTGGGTACAACGATGCAACAGCAGTTCCTGAACATTATTCGCGGCACAACCGGATTGGTACAGCCTCCGGCAGAGATGGAAGGCAAATGGACGGACCGCGAGAAGGCGGGTGTTGAGCAGACGCTGAAAGCAGCTGTTAACGGTTCACCAGAAACGGTACGTGGACAGCTGGAATCCTTCATTCGGCAGACGCAGGCAGATGAGCTGATTATTACGTCGATGATCTATGATCATAAGGCACGTCTGCACTCCTATGAATTGATCGCACAATTGGCGGGAAAAGCTTAA
- a CDS encoding NAD(P)H-dependent oxidoreductase, giving the protein MKHLIVYAHPHTDSFNNAILNTAVEALEAQGHEVVVRDLYKLGFQPVLTEADTASMRAGQTPQDIATEQQFVTDAEAITFIYPIWWTGLPAILKGYVDRVFAYGFAYVAGEAGIEKLLTGKKGLIINTHGTPSEIYDQIGMTAGLKVTSDVGIFNFVGIEAVDHLLFGSIGYLDAPAYQAMLDQVKQTVTTKF; this is encoded by the coding sequence ATGAAACACCTTATCGTATATGCTCACCCGCACACAGACAGCTTCAATAACGCAATCCTCAATACTGCTGTAGAAGCTCTCGAAGCTCAAGGCCATGAAGTGGTCGTTCGTGACTTGTACAAACTTGGATTCCAACCGGTACTGACTGAAGCTGACACAGCTTCCATGCGTGCAGGACAGACACCACAGGATATCGCTACAGAGCAACAGTTTGTTACGGATGCAGAAGCCATTACATTCATCTATCCGATCTGGTGGACAGGTCTTCCTGCCATTCTGAAAGGGTATGTTGACCGTGTATTCGCCTATGGTTTTGCTTATGTAGCGGGTGAAGCGGGAATCGAGAAATTGCTGACAGGCAAAAAAGGCCTCATCATTAATACACATGGTACTCCTAGTGAAATCTACGATCAGATTGGCATGACTGCTGGTTTGAAAGTAACCTCAGACGTAGGTATCTTCAACTTTGTAGGCATTGAAGCCGTAGATCATCTGCTCTTTGGAAGTATTGGATACCTGGATGCACCAGCATATCAAGCGATGTTGGATCAGGTTAAACAAACGGTTACGACCAAATTCTAA
- a CDS encoding NAD(P)H-dependent oxidoreductase, whose product MEDKTQAKKKEDILKAYHFRHATKIFDDTRKIADEDFQFILETGRLSPSSIGFEPWKFLIVQNSDLRKRLSEFSSGAQKQLATASHFVIILARSDASFNSPYAEYMLKEIKEMPDDVFELTSAAYGKFQNNQRILENPRSLFDWASKQTYIALGNMMTAAAQIEIDSCPIEGFSREDVHRMLEEEGLLEDGAWDVSVMAAFGYRAEEPKREKSRQSVEKITQWIN is encoded by the coding sequence ATGGAAGATAAAACACAGGCAAAGAAAAAGGAAGATATCTTGAAGGCATATCATTTCCGGCATGCAACGAAGATCTTCGATGATACTCGCAAAATTGCGGATGAGGATTTCCAATTTATACTGGAAACAGGTAGATTATCTCCAAGTTCCATTGGGTTTGAGCCATGGAAATTCTTGATTGTTCAAAATTCGGATCTGCGCAAACGTCTGTCTGAATTCTCGTCTGGCGCTCAAAAGCAATTGGCAACGGCAAGCCACTTTGTTATTATTTTGGCCCGGTCGGACGCCAGTTTTAATTCCCCCTATGCCGAATACATGCTGAAAGAGATTAAGGAAATGCCGGATGACGTATTTGAGCTAACAAGTGCGGCATATGGAAAGTTCCAAAATAACCAGAGAATTCTGGAGAATCCGCGATCACTATTCGACTGGGCATCCAAACAGACGTATATTGCACTCGGCAATATGATGACGGCAGCAGCTCAGATCGAAATTGATTCCTGTCCGATCGAAGGTTTTAGCCGTGAGGATGTCCATCGTATGTTGGAAGAAGAGGGTTTACTGGAGGATGGCGCATGGGACGTCTCGGTGATGGCAGCCTTCGGTTATCGGGCAGAGGAACCCAAACGTGAGAAATCCCGACAATCTGTTGAAAAAATCACCCAATGGATTAACTAA
- a CDS encoding MarR family transcriptional regulator: protein MSMYNKVMPKYNAIALIARIRDHVNKRIVHELEQHEVTGIVPSHGDVLMFLYREETLSIKMLAERVQRTQPTVTVLVNKLEKLGYVERSKSAEDSRVTMIRLTEQGKRLEPIFHQVSEQINDIIYSGLSDEQSEQLESLLSIIVRKL from the coding sequence ATGTCTATGTATAATAAGGTCATGCCAAAATACAACGCAATTGCACTGATTGCAAGAATCAGAGATCATGTCAACAAACGGATTGTTCACGAATTGGAACAGCATGAAGTGACAGGCATTGTCCCATCTCATGGGGATGTATTAATGTTTTTGTACCGGGAAGAGACGCTCTCGATCAAGATGCTGGCGGAACGCGTTCAACGCACGCAACCAACAGTAACTGTACTGGTCAATAAGCTGGAGAAGCTTGGATATGTCGAGCGCAGTAAGAGTGCCGAAGATAGCCGAGTGACGATGATTCGCCTTACCGAACAGGGGAAGCGGCTTGAACCGATATTCCATCAGGTATCAGAGCAGATTAATGACATCATCTATAGCGGTCTGTCCGATGAACAGTCGGAGCAATTGGAGAGCTTGCTATCCATTATTGTCCGAAAGTTATAA
- a CDS encoding MATE family efflux transporter — protein sequence MNTNWTHPLEGQSVGKAFMSYLVPSVLGMLVVAFNFIIDGIMVGHKLGSTAMAGIGIASPVYTLFVAMSLWIGMGGATLYSNAMGRKDITTAKQIFTKSIMLIMLVTMAIGYVAFTFKDKLVYSLGANAETFPFASDYMNIMLLFGFVFTIENALSVFVRNDGNPNTSMYAQITFAVANIIINYITLYVLEWGVRGVALGTIVSASLALLVLFTHFFKKTNNLTFTRFKWNNKLLASLLLIGFPSFLAELGMSVFSVSHNISMDRIAGTDGVASFTVLNYIHGVVLLAFLGLASAAQPLISYYHGANQIQRVQQTIRLATKTALACGLLLLIVVQIGAPYFVQIFGNFSTGVTDNAVYGLRIFTFAYVFMGVNFVMSTYFQSVGNAKMAIWITAAREMIIMIALIAILPSFFGITGVWLAVPLSEMLVLATIALYYRKRSLTDRIHALQSE from the coding sequence ATGAATACGAATTGGACGCATCCATTGGAAGGGCAATCTGTAGGTAAAGCTTTTATGAGCTACCTCGTGCCTTCCGTATTGGGGATGCTGGTAGTTGCTTTTAATTTTATTATCGACGGCATTATGGTTGGACACAAACTGGGTTCTACCGCGATGGCCGGGATCGGCATTGCCTCACCTGTCTACACGCTTTTTGTTGCCATGTCGCTGTGGATTGGTATGGGCGGGGCAACCCTGTACTCCAACGCTATGGGTAGAAAAGATATCACAACAGCCAAACAAATTTTCACCAAATCTATTATGCTCATTATGCTCGTTACGATGGCCATTGGATATGTTGCTTTTACATTCAAAGACAAGCTGGTATACTCCCTCGGTGCCAACGCCGAGACCTTCCCGTTTGCTTCGGACTATATGAATATCATGTTGTTGTTCGGGTTCGTCTTCACCATTGAGAATGCACTCTCTGTTTTTGTTCGGAACGATGGGAATCCCAACACATCCATGTACGCTCAGATTACGTTTGCTGTAGCCAATATCATCATCAATTATATAACATTATATGTACTCGAATGGGGTGTACGCGGTGTTGCCCTAGGTACAATCGTGTCGGCATCTCTGGCGCTACTTGTCCTGTTCACTCACTTTTTCAAAAAGACAAATAATCTCACGTTCACCCGGTTCAAATGGAACAACAAATTGCTGGCTTCCCTGCTACTCATTGGTTTCCCCAGCTTTCTGGCTGAACTCGGCATGTCGGTCTTCTCTGTCTCTCACAATATCTCCATGGACCGCATTGCGGGTACCGATGGTGTAGCATCCTTTACCGTGTTGAACTATATTCATGGTGTGGTACTGTTAGCGTTCCTGGGTCTGGCGTCTGCTGCCCAACCTCTGATCAGCTATTATCACGGTGCCAATCAGATTCAACGGGTACAACAAACGATACGTTTAGCTACTAAAACGGCTCTGGCATGCGGTCTACTATTACTGATTGTTGTTCAAATTGGTGCACCTTACTTCGTGCAAATCTTTGGAAACTTCAGTACCGGCGTAACAGATAATGCCGTCTACGGATTACGTATATTTACATTTGCCTATGTGTTTATGGGTGTTAACTTTGTCATGAGCACCTATTTCCAATCTGTAGGTAATGCCAAAATGGCCATCTGGATTACAGCTGCGCGTGAAATGATCATCATGATTGCGTTGATTGCGATCCTCCCTTCCTTCTTTGGTATCACGGGTGTATGGCTTGCTGTACCGCTGTCCGAAATGCTGGTTCTCGCAACTATAGCCTTGTACTATAGAAAACGATCCCTAACGGATCGAATACACGCGTTGCAGTCTGAGTAA
- a CDS encoding FlxA-like family protein: MNISSASSSTTSYISTSSSSDNSSSLEKQKTKLEAQLEKVQSSKDDEKTKETKTKQLEQQIKQIEAQIAQQSAQGAGTTATKEAPPVQPPSNGMGVATPKEIANATTDSNGRFDIRI; this comes from the coding sequence ATGAATATATCTTCTGCATCCAGTTCCACTACATCTTACATATCGACATCTTCGAGTTCAGACAATTCAAGTAGCTTGGAGAAACAAAAGACGAAGCTTGAGGCTCAATTGGAGAAAGTGCAATCCAGCAAGGACGATGAGAAGACCAAGGAGACTAAGACCAAACAGCTTGAACAGCAGATCAAGCAGATTGAGGCACAGATTGCACAGCAAAGCGCTCAAGGAGCCGGTACAACTGCTACGAAGGAAGCGCCACCTGTCCAACCACCATCCAATGGAATGGGCGTAGCTACCCCTAAGGAGATTGCAAACGCAACAACAGACAGCAATGGTCGATTTGATATACGTATCTAA
- a CDS encoding metalloregulator ArsR/SmtB family transcription factor, protein MEQPVKAPSECDAACSGTEADVQTIRTSLIDRETSTEMADWFKAFSDPTRLRIIDALLQKELCVHDLTVLLDMGQSAISHQLRSLRNMRIVKRRKEGKTVYYSLDDTHIEQIFLQTLQHIKHS, encoded by the coding sequence ATGGAACAACCGGTTAAAGCACCAAGCGAATGTGATGCAGCCTGCTCGGGTACTGAAGCCGACGTGCAGACGATTCGCACTTCACTCATAGATCGGGAGACCTCTACCGAGATGGCGGATTGGTTTAAGGCATTCAGTGATCCAACACGTCTACGTATTATTGATGCGCTGTTACAGAAGGAATTATGTGTTCATGACCTGACGGTTTTGCTGGATATGGGTCAATCGGCCATTTCACACCAGCTACGCTCACTCCGCAACATGCGGATCGTCAAGCGGCGCAAGGAAGGCAAGACCGTGTATTACTCTCTTGACGATACTCATATTGAGCAGATCTTCCTGCAAACGCTCCAGCATATTAAACACAGCTAG
- a CDS encoding sigma-70 family RNA polymerase sigma factor, producing the protein MDYQFLAQAQTIDNYTLSSMMDDYGNDVWNYAYFLTKSAEQADDLSQEVFSRAYSGIAHYRGECSLKTWLLTITRNTTFTYRKSRFFRSSLWGETLSIETERGLSGQRVMVPSQSAHPSAEMEVMRKEHVHEIWDIVLALPKKFREILLLNLKYELTTSEIAEMLKISLGTVKSRLSRGKDKVRKHWEERSE; encoded by the coding sequence TTGGATTATCAATTTCTGGCACAGGCTCAGACGATCGACAATTACACACTTAGCAGCATGATGGATGACTACGGAAATGACGTATGGAATTACGCTTATTTTCTAACTAAAAGTGCCGAACAGGCAGATGACTTGTCACAGGAGGTATTTAGCCGAGCGTATTCGGGGATCGCTCATTATCGGGGAGAGTGCTCATTGAAGACGTGGCTACTGACAATTACTAGGAACACGACTTTTACATATCGAAAATCCAGATTTTTTCGCAGCAGTCTGTGGGGAGAGACATTATCTATTGAGACAGAGCGGGGGCTTTCGGGCCAGAGAGTCATGGTTCCATCTCAGTCTGCTCATCCTTCGGCAGAGATGGAAGTGATGCGCAAGGAGCATGTCCATGAAATCTGGGATATTGTTCTGGCGTTGCCGAAGAAATTCCGGGAGATTCTTTTGCTGAATCTGAAGTATGAGCTTACGACAAGTGAGATTGCAGAGATGTTGAAAATCAGCTTAGGCACAGTGAAATCCAGACTATCCCGAGGTAAGGATAAGGTACGGAAACATTGGGAGGAGCGAAGCGAATGA
- a CDS encoding class I SAM-dependent methyltransferase, whose protein sequence is MKQNKYDEAEFFHNYSKMARSVQGLDAAGEWHELQTLLPDLKDKRVLDMGCGFGWHCRYAREQQASSVIGVDLSENMLQRAREMTDDPQIQYNQLAIEDIDFAAGQFDVVISSLALHYIERLDTVYAKINDCLVQGGTFVLSSEHPIFTARAAQDWHYGPEGEILHWPVDDYHEEGKRVANFLNQDVVKYHRTLATHLNELIKAGFSIQQVSESKPSLEMIEQVPGMRDENRRPMFLMIAAVKV, encoded by the coding sequence ATGAAACAAAATAAATACGATGAAGCTGAGTTTTTCCACAACTACAGTAAGATGGCTCGTTCCGTTCAAGGGTTGGATGCAGCCGGGGAGTGGCATGAATTACAGACCTTGTTGCCTGATTTGAAGGACAAGCGTGTGCTGGATATGGGATGTGGTTTTGGTTGGCACTGCCGGTATGCGCGTGAACAACAAGCGAGTTCAGTTATTGGTGTAGATCTGTCTGAAAATATGCTCCAGCGTGCTCGTGAAATGACGGACGACCCACAGATCCAGTACAATCAACTGGCGATTGAAGATATTGATTTTGCAGCTGGACAATTTGATGTTGTGATCAGTTCGCTGGCTTTGCATTATATTGAACGGTTAGACACGGTGTACGCCAAAATCAATGACTGTCTTGTCCAAGGAGGCACGTTTGTCCTTTCCTCTGAACATCCCATCTTCACCGCTCGTGCTGCGCAGGATTGGCATTACGGACCCGAAGGTGAGATCCTGCACTGGCCCGTGGATGATTATCATGAGGAAGGGAAGCGTGTGGCAAACTTTCTGAATCAGGACGTAGTCAAATATCATCGTACACTGGCAACACATCTCAATGAACTGATTAAGGCAGGGTTTTCCATTCAACAGGTATCTGAATCCAAGCCATCGCTGGAGATGATCGAACAGGTTCCAGGCATGAGAGACGAGAACCGGAGACCAATGTTTCTGATGATTGCTGCGGTGAAAGTATAA
- a CDS encoding TraB/GumN family protein, giving the protein MKNWKRMLLSLTISVGLLASAVPAMAAPQETSVKVNDQAVKYATGAPILEKGTTLVPLRTTLDAMDVKLTTATDDTITAVVDGKTITLKSKLTRINGVTYAPIRIVGDAAGYEVRWDAATRTVLLVTKGGATETAQTGGRGFMWEVESNGNTVYLVGSMHIADESFYPLRPEFEEAFAEADYLGVEIDISKAADEEQQKLVLSLGSYQDGTTLKDHISSETYTKLGDVLKKNGLEPNALDAFKPWVVESTLASLKSATAGYEASAGVDLYFIQKAIERKIPVIELETYQSQLGMFNDFSKELQEETLKATIENYDVLDSSVNEMAEMWKTGNDEQLLELTNSFSTNEEYNKAMLVDRNIGMADKIDGYLKNGKGEEYFIVVGAAHYLGDQGIVKLLEDKGYKVERK; this is encoded by the coding sequence ATGAAGAATTGGAAACGCATGCTCTTATCTCTTACAATCTCGGTAGGTTTGCTCGCATCTGCAGTACCAGCTATGGCTGCTCCACAAGAAACATCCGTCAAGGTTAATGATCAAGCTGTGAAATATGCTACAGGAGCGCCAATCCTGGAGAAAGGTACAACATTGGTTCCACTGCGGACTACGCTTGATGCTATGGACGTGAAGCTAACAACTGCGACAGATGATACGATTACTGCTGTGGTAGATGGCAAAACGATTACACTCAAAAGCAAGCTTACGCGCATCAACGGTGTAACGTACGCACCAATCCGCATCGTCGGTGATGCAGCGGGTTATGAAGTTCGCTGGGATGCTGCAACGCGTACGGTGCTGCTGGTAACCAAAGGTGGAGCAACTGAAACTGCTCAAACCGGTGGACGCGGCTTCATGTGGGAAGTTGAAAGCAATGGCAACACGGTCTATCTGGTAGGCTCAATGCATATTGCGGATGAGAGCTTCTACCCGTTGCGTCCGGAATTTGAAGAAGCTTTTGCCGAAGCTGATTATCTCGGCGTAGAGATTGATATTAGCAAAGCCGCTGATGAAGAACAGCAAAAGCTCGTTCTGAGTTTGGGTTCGTATCAGGATGGAACAACACTGAAAGACCACATTTCCAGTGAAACGTATACTAAGCTGGGCGATGTTTTGAAGAAAAATGGTCTGGAGCCTAATGCTTTGGATGCATTCAAGCCTTGGGTGGTAGAGAGTACACTTGCAAGTTTGAAGTCGGCAACGGCAGGATACGAAGCGTCAGCAGGAGTGGATCTGTATTTTATCCAGAAAGCGATCGAGCGCAAAATCCCCGTTATTGAGCTCGAGACATATCAATCTCAACTTGGCATGTTTAACGACTTTTCCAAAGAGTTACAAGAAGAAACGCTAAAAGCGACAATTGAAAACTACGATGTGCTGGATAGCAGTGTGAATGAAATGGCTGAGATGTGGAAAACGGGTAATGACGAGCAACTGCTTGAACTGACAAACAGCTTCTCCACTAACGAGGAATATAACAAAGCAATGCTGGTTGATCGTAATATCGGTATGGCAGATAAAATCGATGGCTACCTGAAAAACGGCAAAGGCGAGGAATATTTCATTGTTGTTGGCGCGGCACATTACTTGGGCGATCAAGGCATCGTGAAACTGCTTGAGGATAAAGGATATAAAGTAGAACGTAAATAA
- a CDS encoding DUF523 domain-containing protein, translated as MKYLVSSCLAGVACRYNGTASLDDKIQELVEQEQAKMVCPELLGGFSTPREPAEIIGGTGKDVLAGTAKVIEKSGKDVTELYIKGAYQTLEWAKKLNVSCVVLKEFSPSCGTKTIYDGNFANHKVQGEGVTSALLQQEGYTVISEKEFMEQL; from the coding sequence ATGAAATATTTGGTGAGTTCATGTCTGGCGGGGGTAGCCTGCCGTTACAATGGAACAGCGAGCCTGGATGACAAGATTCAGGAACTTGTGGAGCAGGAGCAAGCGAAGATGGTGTGTCCGGAATTGCTCGGTGGATTTTCCACACCCCGTGAACCAGCTGAGATTATCGGTGGAACGGGCAAAGATGTGCTGGCAGGCACGGCGAAAGTGATCGAGAAAAGTGGCAAGGACGTCACAGAGCTGTATATCAAGGGAGCCTATCAGACATTGGAATGGGCCAAAAAACTGAATGTGTCGTGTGTTGTGTTGAAGGAGTTCAGTCCGTCCTGTGGCACGAAAACTATTTACGATGGAAACTTTGCCAATCACAAAGTACAGGGTGAAGGTGTCACTTCCGCACTGCTTCAGCAAGAAGGATATACCGTCATTTCGGAAAAAGAATTCATGGAACAATTGTAA
- a CDS encoding AI-2E family transporter, which produces MEQPEQSRVWPDRFKRFFLNNKFVLFLLILLLVGLNVMVLTKVSFVLHPLAVLIKTIVLPIILSGILYYLLNPIVDVMERWKIKRGWSILILYLAIGGILTVVVLAVIPVLRNQIMGLIANFPTYSETVRQQFEELTGSQLFGQVQETLNMNWQDLWRTASQKAAEILDSTWSTLGGFLGAFTEIVLSIVTVPFILFYLLKDGKKLPSKILSFLPIKSRTGAMHVLEDINHQISSFIRGQIIVSFCIGILLYIGYMIIGLDYALILAIIASFTSVVPYLGPAIAITPALIVALVTSPVMLLKMVAVWTIVQLIEGKFISPQIMGKTLKIHPITIIFVILTSGNLFGVVGILLAVPGYAVLKVCVSHIFNWFKDRSGLYDPNKNNLL; this is translated from the coding sequence ATGGAGCAACCTGAGCAATCCCGCGTTTGGCCGGATCGGTTCAAGCGATTTTTTCTTAACAACAAGTTTGTCCTATTTCTGCTAATTCTGTTGCTGGTAGGACTGAATGTGATGGTTCTGACCAAAGTATCTTTTGTTCTTCATCCGCTTGCAGTACTCATCAAGACCATTGTGCTACCTATTATTCTGTCGGGCATACTCTACTACCTGCTCAATCCGATTGTGGATGTGATGGAAAGGTGGAAAATCAAGCGAGGCTGGTCCATTCTGATCCTGTATCTAGCGATTGGAGGCATTCTGACCGTCGTAGTGCTGGCAGTCATTCCAGTGCTTCGCAATCAGATTATGGGGCTTATCGCGAATTTCCCAACGTACAGTGAGACGGTAAGACAGCAATTTGAGGAATTGACGGGTAGTCAGCTGTTTGGTCAGGTCCAGGAAACGCTCAACATGAACTGGCAGGATCTGTGGAGAACAGCTTCCCAGAAGGCTGCGGAAATTCTTGACTCAACCTGGAGCACATTGGGTGGGTTCCTTGGAGCTTTCACTGAGATCGTACTGTCCATCGTAACGGTTCCGTTCATTCTGTTCTATCTGCTGAAAGACGGCAAGAAGCTGCCATCGAAAATTCTGTCTTTCCTGCCGATTAAGAGCCGTACGGGTGCAATGCATGTGCTGGAAGACATCAATCATCAGATCAGTTCATTCATTCGTGGACAGATTATCGTCAGCTTCTGCATCGGTATTCTGCTCTACATCGGTTATATGATCATTGGTCTGGATTACGCGCTGATTCTTGCCATCATTGCATCGTTCACGAGTGTTGTTCCGTATCTGGGACCTGCAATTGCGATTACCCCTGCGTTGATCGTGGCTCTCGTTACTTCACCGGTGATGCTGCTGAAGATGGTTGCTGTATGGACAATCGTGCAGTTAATTGAAGGTAAATTCATCTCGCCACAGATCATGGGTAAAACGCTGAAGATTCATCCCATCACGATTATCTTTGTCATTCTGACTTCGGGTAATCTGTTTGGAGTCGTGGGCATTCTGCTTGCTGTTCCAGGATACGCGGTGCTGAAAGTATGTGTATCGCATATCTTCAACTGGTTCAAGGACAGATCTGGCCTGTACGATCCGAACAAGAACAATCTTTTGTAA
- a CDS encoding helix-turn-helix transcriptional regulator, with amino-acid sequence MEPILIFKALSNETRRQILLWLKNPEQHFPPLELSQHPDGGKNGICVGTIQMKAGLAQSVISSYLLTMLKAGLLLSERRGQWTYYRRNEETIRQFAEYVQNEL; translated from the coding sequence ATGGAACCTATACTTATATTCAAAGCATTATCGAACGAGACACGTAGACAAATCTTGTTGTGGCTCAAAAACCCGGAGCAACACTTCCCACCGCTGGAACTATCTCAGCATCCGGATGGTGGCAAGAACGGAATCTGTGTTGGCACGATTCAAATGAAGGCTGGACTGGCTCAGTCGGTTATATCCAGTTATCTGCTGACCATGCTCAAAGCAGGGTTACTGCTCTCCGAGCGAAGAGGACAATGGACGTATTATCGGCGCAACGAAGAGACGATCCGTCAGTTTGCCGAGTACGTGCAGAACGAGTTATAA